A part of Microbacterium terregens genomic DNA contains:
- a CDS encoding NAD(P)/FAD-dependent oxidoreductase, protein MTRVEVAIVGAGFGGLGMAIALRRAGRADFVVLERAASVGGTWRDNTYPGVACDVPSHLYGFQDHPNPNWSGVFARGEEIRGYLETVAERENLGDRLRLRSPVLSAEWDAAASVWLIETGGDSAGTIEAEVLVLACGRLTEPSIPDIAGLETFPGSLFHSSRWNHAADLDGARVALVGTGASAIQVLPELARVAAHVALFQRTPAWIVPRGAADYSDEDRRRFAEHPDALARLRADLYAEGEARFASRSGDAAASAAARASALAHLHGQVADPALRAALTPDYTFGCKRVLLSDDFYPAVSGDRVTLEPSALASVDGRSLTSADGTVHEADVLVLATGFASTRQPYADLVRGEDGVALAEHWSAGMTSFGSTVVSGFPNMFVLNGPNASLGHNSSVLMIEEQAAYAVRALTARDAIAEGVLRVAPAAERAYTDEIAAAARTTPWIAGGCRNWYVDDRSGRLTLLWPGTVDAFHDRLARADGSEFLAAAQPTRTDTNGTPVQGVPRGAS, encoded by the coding sequence ATGACACGCGTCGAGGTGGCGATCGTCGGCGCCGGCTTCGGCGGACTGGGAATGGCGATCGCGCTGCGCAGAGCCGGCCGAGCGGACTTCGTCGTCCTCGAGCGGGCCGCCTCGGTCGGCGGCACGTGGCGTGACAACACGTATCCCGGCGTCGCGTGCGATGTGCCCTCGCACCTGTACGGCTTCCAGGACCACCCGAACCCGAATTGGTCGGGAGTCTTCGCGCGCGGCGAAGAGATCCGCGGCTACCTCGAAACCGTCGCCGAGCGCGAGAACCTCGGCGATCGGCTGCGGTTGCGCTCCCCCGTCCTGTCGGCGGAATGGGATGCCGCGGCATCCGTCTGGCTCATCGAGACCGGCGGCGACTCCGCCGGCACGATCGAGGCGGAGGTGCTCGTGCTCGCCTGCGGGCGCCTGACCGAGCCGTCCATCCCCGACATCGCCGGTCTCGAGACCTTCCCCGGCTCCCTGTTCCACTCATCGCGGTGGAACCACGCCGCCGATCTGGACGGCGCGCGCGTTGCCCTCGTCGGCACCGGAGCGAGCGCGATCCAGGTGCTGCCCGAACTCGCGCGCGTCGCCGCGCACGTCGCCCTGTTCCAGCGCACGCCGGCATGGATCGTGCCGCGCGGCGCCGCCGACTACAGCGACGAGGACCGCCGCCGGTTCGCGGAGCACCCCGACGCGCTCGCCCGCCTGCGCGCAGACCTGTACGCCGAGGGCGAGGCGCGATTCGCCTCACGCTCGGGGGATGCCGCGGCATCCGCCGCTGCGCGCGCGAGTGCCCTCGCGCATCTGCACGGTCAGGTCGCCGACCCCGCGCTGCGCGCGGCCCTCACCCCCGACTACACCTTCGGGTGCAAGCGGGTGCTGCTCTCGGACGACTTCTATCCGGCGGTCTCGGGCGATCGCGTGACACTGGAGCCCTCCGCTCTGGCGTCGGTGGACGGGCGGTCGCTCACCTCCGCGGACGGCACGGTTCACGAGGCCGACGTGCTGGTGCTCGCCACCGGCTTCGCCTCCACCCGGCAGCCGTACGCCGATCTCGTTCGCGGCGAGGACGGGGTGGCGCTCGCGGAGCACTGGTCGGCGGGTATGACCTCGTTCGGCTCGACCGTGGTCAGCGGCTTTCCGAACATGTTCGTCCTCAACGGCCCGAACGCTTCGCTCGGCCACAACTCGTCGGTCCTGATGATCGAGGAGCAGGCCGCCTACGCCGTGCGCGCCCTGACCGCGCGCGATGCGATCGCCGAGGGCGTGCTCCGGGTCGCACCGGCCGCGGAGCGGGCGTACACCGACGAGATCGCCGCCGCTGCCCGCACGACGCCGTGGATTGCGGGCGGATGCCGCAATTGGTACGTCGATGACCGCTCGGGACGGCTGACCCTGCTGTGGCCCGGGACGGTGGACGCGTTCCACGACCGGCTCGCCCGCGCCGACGGCTCGGAGTTCCTTGCCGCCGCGCAGCCCACCCGCACCGACACGAATGGCACGCCCGTGCAGGGTGTGCCGAGAGGAGCATCATGA
- the fgd gene encoding glucose-6-phosphate dehydrogenase (coenzyme-F420) — protein MTFPLRFGYKASAEQFGPNELLDFAVLAEEMGFDSVFVSDHLQPWLHEGGHAPASIPWLGALGARTSRIAFGTSVLTPTFRYNPTVVAQDFATLGVMYPGRVILGVGTGEALNEANLGFPWPDPPERFQRLKEAITLIRRLWSEERVTFEGTYYTTRNITIYDKLDEPVPIYIGAAGPAATRLAGRIADGFITTSGKAPSLYSDTLMPALREGLEKAGRAADAIDTLMEVKVSYHPDPAVALEKTRFWAPLALSPEEKMGVDDPLEMQRLGEQLPIERAASRFIVSSDPDEHVESIARYVDLGFRHLVFHDPGHDQEEFLRTYGAEILPRLRARFGV, from the coding sequence ATGACCTTCCCCCTCCGCTTCGGGTACAAGGCCTCGGCCGAGCAGTTCGGACCGAACGAGCTGCTGGACTTCGCGGTGCTCGCCGAGGAGATGGGCTTCGACTCGGTGTTCGTCTCGGATCATCTGCAGCCCTGGCTGCACGAGGGCGGCCACGCCCCGGCATCCATCCCCTGGCTGGGCGCGCTCGGCGCGCGCACCTCACGGATCGCGTTCGGCACCTCCGTTCTGACGCCGACCTTCCGGTACAACCCGACGGTGGTCGCGCAGGACTTCGCAACCCTCGGGGTGATGTACCCGGGTCGCGTGATCCTGGGCGTGGGCACCGGCGAGGCACTGAACGAGGCCAATCTCGGCTTCCCGTGGCCGGACCCGCCGGAGCGCTTCCAGCGGCTCAAAGAGGCGATCACCCTCATCCGCCGGCTCTGGTCCGAGGAGCGCGTCACCTTCGAGGGCACCTATTACACGACCCGGAACATCACGATCTACGACAAGCTCGACGAGCCCGTTCCCATCTACATCGGCGCCGCAGGACCCGCGGCGACGCGACTGGCCGGGCGCATCGCCGACGGCTTCATCACGACGTCCGGCAAGGCGCCGAGCCTCTACTCGGACACCCTGATGCCCGCGCTGCGGGAAGGGCTGGAGAAGGCCGGACGCGCCGCGGACGCGATCGACACGCTCATGGAAGTGAAGGTCTCGTACCACCCCGATCCGGCTGTCGCCCTGGAGAAGACGCGCTTCTGGGCGCCCCTCGCGCTGAGCCCGGAGGAGAAGATGGGCGTCGACGATCCGCTCGAGATGCAGCGTCTCGGCGAGCAGTTGCCCATCGAGCGGGCGGCATCGCGTTTCATCGTGTCCAGCGACCCCGATGAGCACGTCGAGAGCATCGCCCGCTACGTCGACCTGGGCTTCCGCCACCTCGTCTTCCACGACCCGGGGCATGACCAGGAGGAGTTCCTACGGACGTACGGCGCCGAGATCCTGCCACGGCTGCGCGCACGGTTCGGAGTGTGA
- the cofC gene encoding 2-phospho-L-lactate guanylyltransferase: MTTAQRLRGAEAPNGWAVLIPVKPTAIGKSRLDLPGADRVTLARAIALDTIAAAAACAAVAQVFVVTDDGALVALAFDIPGLRFVSEDDGTSTARGIDAAIAVGAAAAGDGMPRAALLGDLPALRPEDLQAALTAASGIDRGVAADAEGTGTTLVTARRGIALRTAFGTDSFARHLELGCLPLDIAAASTLRRDVDTAAQLEAAAALGVGPRTARVLAAQTSR; this comes from the coding sequence GTGACAACAGCTCAGCGCCTGAGAGGGGCTGAGGCCCCGAACGGCTGGGCGGTCCTCATCCCGGTCAAGCCCACCGCGATCGGCAAGTCGCGGCTGGACCTGCCCGGGGCCGACCGCGTGACCCTCGCCCGCGCGATCGCCCTGGACACCATCGCGGCGGCGGCTGCCTGCGCGGCGGTCGCCCAGGTGTTCGTGGTCACCGACGACGGCGCCCTGGTCGCCCTCGCGTTCGACATCCCTGGACTCCGCTTCGTCTCCGAAGACGACGGCACGTCCACCGCCCGCGGCATCGACGCCGCGATCGCGGTCGGCGCTGCGGCGGCGGGCGACGGGATGCCGCGGGCGGCGCTGCTGGGAGACCTGCCGGCGCTGCGGCCCGAAGATCTGCAGGCCGCCCTGACCGCGGCATCCGGGATCGACCGGGGTGTCGCCGCCGACGCCGAGGGAACCGGGACGACGCTTGTGACGGCACGCCGCGGCATCGCGCTGCGGACGGCGTTCGGCACCGACTCGTTCGCGCGTCACCTCGAGCTGGGCTGCCTGCCCCTCGATATCGCCGCTGCATCGACCCTGCGCCGCGACGTCGACACCGCCGCCCAACTGGAGGCCGCGGCGGCCCTCGGCGTCGGACCGCGGACGGCGCGGGTGCTCGCGGCTCAGACCAGCAGGTAG
- a CDS encoding sulfite exporter TauE/SafE family protein: MAELTWFAWTLLGVAALIVGLSKTAVPGSNTIAVAIFAAILPARESTGTLLLLLIVADVFAVLTYRRHTNWRALLRLAPAVVVGILVGVLFLAVANDEWVKRTIGVLLLAVIAITLLRRRMRAPVDDAGPHRVAAATYGALGGFTTMVANAAGPVMSMYFLASRFPVKEFLGTAAWFFAIVNLAKLPFSIGLGLITVPGLLIDLVLVPLVVVGALFGRRLAGRLNQVLFERLVITFTIVGAIYLLV; encoded by the coding sequence GTGGCGGAACTGACGTGGTTCGCATGGACGCTTCTGGGGGTCGCCGCACTCATCGTGGGACTGTCGAAGACGGCCGTGCCGGGCTCCAACACGATCGCCGTCGCGATCTTCGCGGCCATCCTGCCGGCGCGGGAGTCGACCGGCACCCTGCTGCTGCTTCTGATCGTCGCCGACGTCTTCGCCGTCCTGACCTACCGGCGGCACACCAACTGGCGGGCGCTGCTGCGCCTGGCGCCGGCGGTGGTCGTCGGGATCCTGGTGGGCGTCCTCTTCCTCGCCGTCGCGAACGACGAGTGGGTCAAACGGACGATCGGCGTCCTGCTGCTGGCAGTGATCGCGATCACGCTGTTGCGCAGACGCATGCGCGCACCGGTCGATGACGCGGGCCCGCACCGCGTCGCCGCCGCGACATACGGCGCCCTGGGCGGCTTCACCACGATGGTCGCCAACGCCGCAGGACCCGTGATGTCGATGTACTTCCTCGCGTCGAGGTTCCCGGTGAAGGAATTCCTGGGTACCGCCGCGTGGTTCTTCGCCATCGTGAACCTCGCGAAGCTGCCGTTCTCGATCGGCCTGGGCCTGATCACCGTGCCCGGCCTGCTGATCGACCTGGTCCTCGTGCCCCTGGTCGTTGTCGGGGCGCTGTTCGGGCGACGGCTGGCGGGGCGGCTGAACCAGGTCCTCTTCGAGCGGCTGGTGATCACCTTCACCATCGTCGGCGCGATCTACCTGCTGGTCTGA
- the cofD gene encoding 2-phospho-L-lactate transferase, whose amino-acid sequence MPRVVVLAGGVGGSRFALGVREALRRRADAAAPAPAASFTIIVNTGDDLWLSGVRLQPDVDSLLYALAGVNDTERGWGRAGDTERVNHELQEWGAGWPWFTLGDLDLGTHLARTGWLREGRTPTQVIERMSRRWPLGARLLPMTDAEVDTQVALRDGTSMHFQEWWTRYRATRESIRFDAPGIDASRPAPGVLEAIAEADVVLIAPSNPVVSIGPILAVPGIREALRATAAVVVGVSPIIGGRVVRGMADVCLRAIGVETSASAVAAHYGARSADGLLDAWLIGEEDAASAAGVSALGIRTAVVPLWMNDVSSSAALAEAALATADL is encoded by the coding sequence ATGCCCCGCGTCGTCGTGCTGGCCGGAGGCGTCGGCGGATCACGCTTCGCGCTGGGCGTGCGTGAAGCACTGCGGCGCAGAGCGGATGCCGCGGCCCCCGCACCCGCCGCATCGTTCACCATCATCGTCAACACCGGCGATGATCTGTGGCTGTCCGGAGTCCGCCTGCAGCCCGACGTCGACTCGCTCCTGTACGCGCTGGCCGGCGTGAACGACACGGAGCGCGGCTGGGGCCGGGCGGGCGACACCGAACGCGTCAACCACGAGCTGCAGGAGTGGGGGGCGGGCTGGCCGTGGTTCACCCTGGGCGACCTCGATCTGGGCACCCATCTCGCGCGGACCGGGTGGCTGCGCGAGGGTCGGACGCCGACCCAGGTGATCGAGCGGATGTCCCGGCGGTGGCCGCTCGGAGCCCGGCTGCTGCCGATGACCGACGCCGAGGTGGACACGCAGGTCGCCCTCCGCGACGGGACGTCGATGCATTTCCAGGAGTGGTGGACCCGGTATCGCGCGACGCGGGAGTCGATCCGGTTCGACGCACCGGGGATCGACGCGTCGCGCCCCGCACCAGGGGTGCTCGAAGCGATCGCCGAGGCGGACGTCGTGCTGATCGCCCCGTCGAATCCGGTGGTGTCGATCGGGCCGATCCTGGCCGTCCCGGGCATCCGCGAGGCGCTGCGTGCCACCGCTGCCGTGGTCGTCGGGGTGTCGCCCATCATCGGCGGCCGTGTCGTGCGCGGCATGGCCGACGTCTGCCTTCGGGCGATCGGCGTCGAGACGTCCGCGTCCGCGGTGGCAGCGCACTACGGCGCCCGGTCCGCGGACGGACTTCTGGACGCGTGGCTGATAGGTGAGGAGGATGCCGCATCCGCCGCCGGCGTCTCCGCCCTCGGCATCCGCACCGCCGTGGTGCCGCTGTGGATGAACGACGTCTCGTCCTCGGCCGCCCTCGCCGAGGCGGCACTGGCGACGGCTGATCTCTGA